One region of Camelina sativa cultivar DH55 chromosome 6, Cs, whole genome shotgun sequence genomic DNA includes:
- the LOC104792122 gene encoding MATH domain and coiled-coil domain-containing protein At3g58270-like, producing MGKEVDYRKFTWVVKDFPSLQSRKIYSDEFVADGCKWRLLAFPKGNGVEYLSLYLDVAGSEFLPVGWRRHADFNLTVVNQLSEELSDTKATKHWFDASATDFGFKSMFPLDELHEKDGGFLVDGELRIVAEVAVLEVIGKLDVTEECQETTKALSKLEENDAVESKDSSVKEYVDVNGFRVFPSQVDSVRCIFERHPNIASEFRPKNQHLRSAYMNVLLSLIETLCQPTQELSKGDLAYAEAALIYLLGAGLNLNWLEEKLEQVSVKKDKEEAGETRMQEIEEELKKLKQKCSDLEAQLEKEKADVSVSKAPLSFDDVV from the exons ATGGGGAAAGAAGTTGATTACAGAAAGTTCACTTGGGTGGTTAAGGATTTCCCCTCTCTCCAATCCAGGAAAATTTACTCGGATGAATTCGTCGCTGATGGCTGCAAGTG GCGTCTTCTGGCCTTCCCTAAAGGAAATGGTGTTGAGTATTTGTCACTGTATCTAGACGTTGCTGGTAGTGAGTTTTTGCCTGTTGGATGGAGAAGACATGCGGATTTTAATTTAACTGTAGTGAATCAACTCTCTGAAGAACTCTCTGACActaaag CAACAAAACACTGGTTTGATGCGAGTGCTACCGACTTTGGttttaaatcaatgtttccCCTTGACGAACTTCATGAAAAAGATGGTGGATTTCTGGTTGATGGAGAACTCAGGATTGTGGCGGAGGTAGCTGTTCTTGAAGTTATTGGCAAATTAGACGTTACAGAGGAATGCCAAGAGACAACTAAAGCTCTGAGCAAGTTAGAGGAAAATGATGCAGTGGAGTCTAAAGATTCATCGGTAAAGGAATACGTGGATGTCAATGGCTTTCGAGTTTTTCCTTCACAG GTTGATTCTGTGCGCTGTATATTTGAAAGACATCCGAACATAGCATCAGAGTTCCGTCCAAAGAATCAGCATCTGAGGTCGGCTTACATGAATGTCCTCCTCAGCCTAATCGAGACGTTGTGCCAGCCCACTCAAGAACTCTCCAAGGGTGATCTGGCATACGCAGAGGCTGCTCTTATATACTTGTTAGGCGCAGGGTTGAATCTGAATTGGTTGGAGGAGAAACTGGAACAAGTATCAGTAAAGAAGGACAAGGAGGAAGCTGGTGAGACTCGGATGCAAGAAATTGAGGAAGAGTTGAAGAAATTGAAGCAGAAGTGCTCAGACCTGGAAGCTCAGCTAGAGAAGGAGAAAGCAGATGTGTCTGTATCCAAAGCTCCTCTCTCGTTCGATGATGTTGTTTAA
- the LOC104792120 gene encoding MATH domain and coiled-coil domain-containing protein At3g58240-like, translated as MGNQVDNKYTWLIKNLSSVSCQTIYSDIILMAGYKWQILAYPKGKNGNQSFCLDLELLDCGSFPSQWKRAVKFSFTVVNYFSKKLSKEIVLTHWFHKKERSKGISMLPLSQLTDKQSGFLVDGEVEVVVRINVHETDPLFDGSNDEVATTLVRTVKPNDDGAMSSKANLVYVNGFQVLPSQVGFVRRIFGKHPDTAVECCTKNQDLRTSYINVLFTLIKMLYKRTQDQSTDDLSDAEAALAYMKSVGFKVNWLEKKLVEVKENKKRCDQVTELEQQLQDLMNKYTSVGQQLEKERAEIKKAASPDISFNDVV; from the exons ATGGGGAATCAAGTCGATAACAAGTACACATGGTTAATCAAGAATTTATCCTCTGTGAGCTGCCAGACCATTTATTCAGATATAATCTTGATGGCTGGCTACAAATG GCAAATTCTGGCCTATCCCAAGGGAAAAAATGGTAATCAGTCGTTTTGTTTGGATCTGGAACTTCTTGATTGTGGATCCTTTCCGTCTCAATGGAAAAGGGCCGTGAAGTTTTCCTTTACTGTAGTCAATTATTTCTCCAAGAAACTCTCAAAAGAGATAG TACTAACACACTGGTTTCATAAGAAGGAACGAAGCAAGGGTATATCCATGCTTCCCCTTAGCCAACTTACGGACAAACAATCTGGGTTTCTGGTGGATGGAGAAGTCGAAGTTGTTGTTCGGATCAATGTTCATGAAACTGATCCCTTATTCGATGGATCAAATGACGAGGTGGCAACGACACTTGTAAGAACCGTAAAGCCAAATGATGATGGTGCGATGTCTAGTAAGGCAAATTTGGTGTATGTCAATGGGTTTCAAGTTCTTCCTTCACAG GTGGGTTTTGTGAGGCGCATCTTTGGAAAACACCCAGACACAGCAGTAGAATGCTGTACAAAGAACCAAGATCTGAGAACATCATACATTAATGTCCTCTTCACCCTTATCAAGATGCTCTACAAAAGGACTCAGGATCAATCAACTGATGATCTGTCCGATGCAGAAGCTGCTCTGGCATACATGAAAAGTGTTGGGTTTAAGGTAAATTGGCTGGAGAAGAAACTTGTTGAagtgaaagaaaacaagaagagatGTGACCAGGTGACTGAACTGGAGCAACAGCTGCAAGACTTGATGAATAAGTACACAAGCGTAGGTCAACAGCTGGAAAAGGAGAGGGCAGAGATTAAGAAGGCCGCATCTCCTGATATATCTTTTAATGATGTTGTTTGA
- the LOC104699204 gene encoding MATH domain and coiled-coil domain-containing protein At3g58260-like — translation MGKQVDNTFTWVIKNVSTMQAHKSSRYKQFVVGGCKWRLIASTEFNDVDYLSVSLDVPNRESLPSGWRRHAKITLTLVNQLSQEFSRQQEKQQWFDQNNPRLSFPPILDLKVFADKYGGFLVNDGIIIVVAVDVLEVIGSLDEPEKSQSMDVKGFQVLPSQVKFVNCLFERHPDIASKFSIKNKSLKTAYMNVLLSLTETLNQSPKEISKDDLSDAKTTLAYMKNVGFKVDWLENKLDELFKNEKKAGVIRMQKIEEEFKDLKQKFSSLEALLKKEKADVLAVRAPFSLKDYDLIKWLPLLMMCFIIIMLI, via the exons ATGGGGAAGCAAGTTGATAACACGTTCACTTGGGTGATTAAAAATGTCTCCACTATGCAAGCTCATAAATCTAGCCGTTATAAACAGTTCGTTGTTGGTGGCTGTAAATg GCGTCTTATTGCCTCTACCGAATTCAATGATGTTGATTACTTGTCTGTGTCTCTGGACGTTCCTAATCGTGAGTCTTTGCCTTCTGGATGGAGAAGACATGCAAAAATTACCCTAACTCTAGTAAATCAATTGTCACAAGAATTCTCCCGACAACAAG aaaaacaacaGTGGTTTGATCAGAATAATCCCCGATTGAGTTTTCCACCAATACTAGACCTTAAAGTATTTGCTGATAAATATGGTGGATTCCTGGTGAATGATGGAATCATAATTGTTGTTGCGGTAGATGTTCTTGAAGTTATTGGCTCATTAGATGAACCAGAGAAGTCTCAAAGCATGGATGTCAAAGGGTTTCAAGTTCTTCCTTCACAG GTGAAATTTGTGAACTGTTTGTTTGAGAGACACCCAGACATTGCATCAAAGTTCAGTATAAAGAACAAATCTTTGAAGACAGCGTACATGAATGTCCTACTCAGCTTGACTGAGACTCTGAACCAGTCACCTAAGGAAATCTCCAAGGATGATCTGTCTGATGcaaaaactactctagcatacATGAAAAATGTAGGATTTAAGGTGGATTGGTTGGAGAATAAACTCGACGAGTTgtttaaaaatgagaaaaaagcTGGTGTGATTCGTATGCAAAAAATTGAGGAAGAGTTTAAGGATTTGAAGCAGAAGTTTTCAAGCCTTGAAGCTCttctgaagaaggagaaggcaGATGTTTTGGCCGTCAGAGCTCCTTTCTCGTTGAAAGATTATGACCTCATTAAGTGGCTTCCCCTATTGATGATGTGCTTCATAATtataatgttaatatag
- the LOC104699200 gene encoding uncharacterized protein LOC104699200 → MGGKEEKGKMVCSVCKKTGHTLDTCFQVIGYPEWWSERSRGIGGFARGGGRQGTGRGRGGMARANVMVAQDGAETSVEAERSGYTGLTNEQWGKLVKLLESSKGNTPRLSGLKCNLIYVSQLVADLDVVMQIADKGCVIQDRITRSVTGAGELKDRLYFFRRLREFRVLHLNKDGAEDLWHQRLGYPSNGVFDLLPVVDNRNKDFSVCDICLKAKHCCESDNGTKFISLASEFQRMGIIHQTSCVGTPQQNGRVERKHRHILNVAWALLFQSSLSAKFWGESVLTADYLINRTPSRLLKGKTPYELIYNKTPAYENLRVFGCLAFAHKQRRGGDKFKARSRKCIFLGYPFEKKGWNIFDLETEELFVSRDVVFVENAFPMSSEVLVDMRADDDISDFGWEEEDEDERILEESLELRDTQVAQESDIENSETEEHSCVKTEEHPRAEPEDHREEQTEEIVVLQDSESENEDSESENLAHVERFGPCLRVTKSPSKFKDYVMNTIIKIESDENILYPLSDYLDATNFSAPFLAFFATVSENTEPETF, encoded by the exons ATGGGTGGTAAGGAAGAAAAGGGAAAGATGGTGTGTTCAGTATGTAAGAAAACTGGACATACACTTGATACTTGCTTTCAAGTGATCGGGTATCCAGAGTGGTGGAGTGAGCGATCTCGAGGCATTGGAGGATTTGCACGAGGAGGAGGTCGCCAAGGAACCGGAAGAGGACGTGGCGGAATGGCTCGTGCGAACGTGATGGTTGCACAAGATGGAGCCGAGACGAGTGTGGAAGCTGAAAGGAGTGGCTATACAGGGCTAACAAACGAGCAATGGGGAAAACTCGTGAAACTTCTTGAGAGCAGTAAGGGAAACACACCTCGTCTCAGTG GACTGAAATGCAATTTGATATATGTGTCACAACTTGTTGCCGATTTAGATGTGGTAATGCAGATTGCTGATAAGGGGTGTGTGATTCAGGACCGTATAACAAGGAGTGTGACTGGAGCAGGAGAACTTAAGGATAGACTGTATTTTTTTCGTCGACTGAGAGAGTTTCGAGTCTTGCATTTGAATAAAGATGGAGCTGAAGACCTTTGGCATCAGAGGCTTGGGTATCCTTCCAATGGTGTTTTTGATTTACTTCCAGTTGTTGATAATAGGAATAAGGACTTTTCAGTTTGTGACATTTGTTTAAAGGCTAAACATTGCTGTGAG AGTGATAACGGTACAAAGTTTATAAGCCTTGCGTCTGAGTTCCAACGGATGGGAATCATACATCAGACTTCGTGTGTTGggacaccacaacaaaatgggagAGTAGAAAGAAAGCATCGACACATTCTGAATGTGGCCTGGGCCTTGTTGTTTCAATCGTCCCTTTCTGCGAAGTTTTGGGGAGAAAGTGTGTTAACTGCTGATTATCTCATCAATCGGACTCCGTCACGGTTGCTAAAAGGGAAAACTCCATATGAGCTCATTTATAACAAGACTCCAGCATACGAAAACTTGCGAGTGTTTGGTTGTTTGGCTTTTGCGCACAAGCAACGTCGTGGAGGAGATAAGTTCAAAGCTCGTAGTAGAAAATGCATTTTCCTGGGTTATCCTTTTGAGAAGAAGGGATGGAATATTTTTGATTTGGAAACAGAAGAACTGTTTGTATCACGAGATGTGGTTTTTGTTGAGAATGCTTTTCCGATGAGCAGTGAGGTGTTAGTGGACATGCGAGCTGACGATGACATTTCAGATTTCGGCTGGGAAGAAGAGGACGAAGACGAACGAATTTTGGAAGAATCTTTGGAGTTGCGTGATACTCAGGTTGCGCAAGAGAGTGATATTGAGAATTCTGAAACAGAGGAGCATTCTTGTGTTAAAACAGAGGAGCATCCTCGCGCTGAACCAGAGGATCATCGAGAAGAACAAACAGAGGAGATTGTTGTTCTTCAAGATAGTGAATCCGAAAATGAAGATAGTGAATCCGAAAATCTTGCGCATGTGGAAAGATTTGGGCCTTGTTTGAGAGTCACAAAATCGCCAAGTAAGTTTAAAGATTATGTGATGAATACTATCATCAAGATTGAGTCCGATGAAAACATTTTGTATCCACTATCTGACTATCTCGATGCAACCAATTTTTCTGCTCCGTTTCTTGCCTTTTTTGCCACAGTAAGTGAGAACACGGAACCAGAAACATTTTGA
- the LOC104792121 gene encoding MATH domain and coiled-coil domain-containing protein At3g58210-like, protein MIRLIKLHAKDAGFLVNDELEIVAVIDVLSVSDGSVKAKKPLNRPEEPIDLVHVNGLQVLPSEVDLARRIFDLHPKTAKKYRTKNEYMRRFHTKVLLDLTKRFFKVPYEDSSYVVSDFEGSLTHLKLKVLGLSWIGWRRNLMK, encoded by the exons ATGATCCGCCTTATCAAGCTTCATGCAAAAGATGCTGGATTTCTTGTGAACGATGAACTCGAGATTGTTGCTGTGATAGATGTTCTTAGTGTATCAGATGGATCTGTAAAGGCCAAGAAACCTTTGAATAGGCCTGAAGAACCAATAGATTTGGTGCATGTCAATGGGTTACAAGTTCTTCCTTCAGAG GTGGATTTGGCGAGGCGTATCTTTGATTTACACCCAAAGACTGCAAAGAAGTACCGTACGAAGAACGAATATATGAGAAGATTTCATACGAAAGTCCTCCTCGATCTAACCAAGAGGTTCTTCAAAGTTCCATATGAAGACTCCAGTTATGTTGTGTCTGATTTTGAAGGTTCTCTGACACACCTGAAATTAAAAGTGTTGGGTTTAAGTTggattggttggagaagaaacttGATGAAGTga